In Candidatus Defluviilinea proxima, a single genomic region encodes these proteins:
- a CDS encoding lipase family protein: MEEKTNSMNMADKEANSISPEELARARKFFASNGPLLETAVKRAAYSDRTAWVMASMAQLVYEHFDDGGKTRELFVQKLKGGGFDLLNEFNNKDTDTQAILVSNGEYAVLAFRGTEVSKRIDILTDAKAGKISMIEGMVHKGFVGAYKSIEGEVLRAVEKLDGIPLYITGHSLGAALATVATQYLERHRKIRDQIAACYTFGSPRVGNNQFDRDFKSTIYRVINTTDIVTVIPLLAMGYIHVGDVRFLEPGMGDIRRGVPILQRIFFFFVTMFRWFGPLVGDHSIALYRKKLEAIAQDRNRDLFYDDYAGGK, from the coding sequence ATGGAAGAGAAAACAAACAGCATGAACATGGCAGATAAAGAAGCGAATTCCATCAGCCCAGAGGAACTTGCTCGTGCAAGGAAATTCTTTGCGTCAAACGGACCTTTGCTTGAGACCGCTGTCAAGCGTGCCGCATACTCCGATCGTACCGCCTGGGTAATGGCATCCATGGCGCAGTTGGTGTATGAGCATTTCGACGATGGCGGCAAGACAAGGGAATTGTTCGTGCAAAAGCTAAAGGGTGGCGGTTTTGACTTGCTCAATGAATTCAATAACAAGGATACCGATACTCAAGCCATCCTGGTTTCGAATGGTGAGTATGCTGTGCTTGCCTTTCGCGGTACTGAGGTCTCGAAAAGGATCGATATTTTGACCGATGCAAAGGCTGGCAAAATATCCATGATCGAAGGCATGGTCCATAAAGGTTTTGTCGGCGCGTATAAAAGTATAGAAGGGGAAGTGCTTAGAGCGGTTGAAAAGCTTGATGGTATTCCCCTTTATATTACCGGTCATTCTCTTGGTGCGGCATTAGCTACGGTTGCCACACAATACCTCGAGCGTCATCGAAAAATACGTGACCAGATCGCGGCATGTTATACCTTTGGCAGTCCACGCGTGGGAAATAATCAATTTGACCGCGATTTCAAATCCACTATTTATCGCGTGATAAATACGACAGATATCGTCACTGTGATCCCTTTACTCGCAATGGGATATATCCATGTTGGCGACGTGCGTTTTCTTGAACCAGGCATGGGGGATATTCGCCGAGGCGTCCCCATCTTACAGAGGATCTTCTTCTTTTTCGTGACGATGTTTCGTTGGTTTGGTCCTTTGGTTGGCGATCACTCCATTGCTCTTTACCGAAAGAAGCTTGAAGCAATTGCCCAAGATCGTAACCGTGATTTATTCTACGATGATTATGCGGGAGGAAAATAG
- a CDS encoding MFS transporter gives MSNDLSRTTPEQPSEKLDFKRILPIIVIVFVDLLGLSVIIPLLPLYAARFSATPLVIGILQATYPMMQFLGAPILGRLSDRFGRKPVLVISQIGTFAGFILLGFANTLTILFISRIIDGLSGANISTAQAAIADSTTEKTRTQGLGLIGAAFGAGFVFGPIIAFIVLLATGQNYQAVAFTAAFFSLVSIFLTSFWFKETWTADSASAVRKKFSFSAMREALGRPVVGFLLILMFFYQIAFGGYEQLFSLFTLTRLGMDARDTAGLFVLAGLFIIVVQGGLVGRWSKQKGDRWLVIFGMSMLAIGLIGTALTPAIPVPWYDQAKVLEGLAGEGAIRVSIQSINIHLPSQAARGWFGIIWLVIASFPAALGGGVLHPAVNSLITKASDKNEVGGMLGISASMYSAANAVAPLFYGFLFQWFGAPVPFMAGGIILLLLWFVAPRIVPKA, from the coding sequence ATGAGCAACGATCTCAGCAGGACCACTCCCGAACAACCTTCCGAAAAACTCGATTTCAAACGCATCCTGCCCATCATTGTCATTGTGTTTGTTGATTTGCTTGGGCTTTCGGTCATCATTCCCTTATTGCCGTTGTATGCGGCACGTTTTAGCGCCACGCCTCTTGTCATCGGTATTCTGCAAGCCACATATCCGATGATGCAATTCCTCGGTGCCCCGATATTAGGGCGTCTATCAGATCGCTTCGGGCGTAAACCGGTCCTCGTCATCAGCCAGATCGGCACGTTTGCCGGGTTCATCCTGCTGGGCTTTGCCAATACGCTGACGATACTCTTCATATCCCGCATCATCGATGGTCTCTCCGGTGCGAACATCTCTACTGCACAAGCCGCCATCGCCGATAGCACAACTGAAAAGACGCGCACACAGGGACTCGGTCTCATTGGCGCGGCGTTCGGGGCTGGCTTTGTCTTTGGCCCCATCATCGCCTTTATCGTCCTGCTCGCAACAGGACAAAACTATCAGGCTGTTGCCTTCACTGCCGCTTTCTTCTCTCTCGTTTCCATTTTTCTCACATCGTTCTGGTTCAAAGAAACATGGACTGCAGACTCCGCTTCAGCGGTTCGCAAAAAGTTCTCGTTCAGTGCCATGCGTGAGGCGCTTGGACGTCCGGTCGTTGGCTTTTTGTTGATCTTAATGTTCTTCTACCAGATCGCCTTTGGCGGATACGAACAACTCTTTTCGCTGTTCACGCTCACCCGCCTCGGTATGGACGCGCGTGATACGGCCGGTCTATTTGTCCTTGCCGGTCTTTTCATCATTGTGGTGCAAGGTGGGCTTGTGGGGAGGTGGTCGAAACAAAAAGGCGACCGTTGGCTGGTCATCTTTGGTATGTCGATGCTCGCCATCGGTCTGATCGGAACCGCTCTCACGCCAGCGATCCCGGTCCCTTGGTATGACCAAGCCAAAGTCCTTGAAGGACTCGCGGGCGAAGGTGCGATACGTGTCTCGATCCAGAGCATCAACATCCACTTGCCGAGTCAAGCTGCGCGCGGATGGTTCGGCATCATCTGGTTGGTGATCGCCAGTTTCCCTGCGGCATTAGGCGGCGGTGTGTTGCACCCTGCTGTGAATAGTCTCATTACAAAAGCTTCCGACAAGAATGAAGTGGGTGGCATGTTGGGCATCTCTGCTTCCATGTATAGCGCGGCAAATGCTGTTGCGCCCTTGTTCTATGGTTTCTTGTTCCAATGGTTTGGCGCGCCTGTCCCATTTATGGCAGGTGGCATCATCCTTTTATTGTTATGGTTTGTTGCACCACGCATTGTCCCTAAAGCATAA
- a CDS encoding DUF1304 domain-containing protein: MAFIANVLTGIVALLHLGFLVLEMFLWDHPVGRKTFKMTPEYSKASASLAANQGLYNGFLAAGLIWGLVIDNFAVKAFFLICVLVAGIYGGITAKRSILYMQALPGLLGLIFLFLSR; this comes from the coding sequence ATGGCATTCATTGCGAACGTTCTTACTGGTATCGTTGCGTTATTACATCTTGGCTTTCTCGTTCTCGAAATGTTCCTGTGGGATCATCCCGTTGGCCGCAAGACCTTCAAGATGACGCCCGAATATTCCAAAGCCTCCGCGTCGCTGGCGGCTAATCAAGGGTTGTATAACGGCTTTCTCGCGGCTGGTCTCATTTGGGGGCTCGTCATTGACAACTTCGCCGTCAAAGCATTCTTCCTCATCTGTGTTCTTGTTGCAGGTATCTATGGCGGCATCACAGCGAAGCGTTCCATTTTATACATGCAAGCCTTGCCGGGGTTGTTGGGTCTGATCTTTCTCTTCCTTTCCAGATGA
- a CDS encoding DUF998 domain-containing protein, translating to MIKLAARAGMVGPVLFGFIVTALTILKYDFLLSLGWHPIHAPTFDWPSGLALGANGWIMTATFLLSGFMMTIFASGLNLSLPRTQLTLISTVILSLSGLALAGLAFTTDPTIRSTPATWHGRLHDLSFVLLGLTLMPAMILLGFAFRKEEHWKTLSVYTWVTAALAFPAFWIKGAAFYVFMLAVLIWNEVVAIRLYPKV from the coding sequence ATGATTAAACTCGCCGCACGCGCCGGGATGGTTGGCCCGGTCCTTTTTGGATTCATCGTCACGGCCCTCACCATCCTCAAATACGATTTTCTTTTGTCATTAGGATGGCATCCCATTCACGCGCCTACCTTTGATTGGCCCAGCGGACTCGCCCTCGGCGCTAACGGATGGATCATGACCGCGACTTTCCTCCTTAGCGGATTCATGATGACGATCTTCGCCTCAGGGCTTAACCTCAGCCTGCCTCGAACGCAATTGACCTTGATCTCCACTGTTATCTTATCCCTCTCAGGCCTTGCCCTCGCAGGGTTGGCATTCACCACTGATCCCACAATCCGCTCCACGCCCGCCACCTGGCATGGACGGCTACATGACCTATCCTTTGTGTTGTTAGGCCTTACACTCATGCCCGCCATGATCCTGCTCGGTTTTGCCTTTCGCAAAGAAGAACATTGGAAAACTCTATCGGTTTATACATGGGTCACTGCTGCGCTTGCCTTTCCCGCTTTCTGGATCAAAGGCGCGGCATTTTATGTCTTCATGTTGGCAGTGCTCATTTGGAATGAGGTCGTGGCGATTCGGTTATACCCAAAAGTGTGA